The Paenibacillus sp. J23TS9 genome segment GATGCCCTTTACCGGCTTCTGCCGCGAGTAAGGCCTGATATTGTCGTGATCACCGGTCATGACGGGGTGCTGAAACAGCGGCCCAATAATGACCTCTACAGCCTGAACAGCTACAAAAATTCGCAGAATTTTGTGTCGGCGATCCAGGTGGCAAGGCAATACGAGCGGCATTATGACACGCTGACTGTCGTCGCTGGTGCCTGTCAGTCGCATTTTGAGGCGCTGCTGCAAGCGGGAGCGAACTTCGCCAGCTCGCCGGGGCGCATCCTCATCCATGCGCTGGATCCCGTTTATGTAGCCGCTAAGGCTTCCTTTACCTCGGTCAGAGACACGATCAATATGACGGATGTGCTTCATAATACAATCAGCGGGACCCAAGGCGTTGGAGGCGTTGAGACGCGAGGGAGTTACCGGATTGGTCTGCCACGCCTGAATGATCTTTCGCAGCTGAAGGTGACGCCTTCAGTTCTGTAAAAAAGCGTATATTGAACCTTAATCCTGCTTCATGGATTAAGGTTTTTTGTCGTTTATGGCGTGTATACGGAAATATTACAAAATACCGCAAAAAAATCCGTTGACAATTTAATTTTAATGCTGATATAATTAAAATTTTATTTGACAAAAACTTCTCCCAGCGTTATAATGGACAAGGAAAGAGGTGGTCGTCGACAATGGCTAAAAATGCGCTGTTGGAAATCAAACGCAATCTCGAAGCCCATGTGGGTCAAAAAATATCGCTTCGGGCAAACGGTGGTCGCCGAAAGACCGTCGAGAGAACTGGTGTCTTGGAAGAAACGTACCCTTCTGTTTTTATTGTAAAGCTGGACCAAGAACAGCAAACTTTTAAACGTGTATCATACAGCTATGCAGATATTCTTACTGAATCCGTGGAAGTTACTATTTGCGATGATAACGCAGAGACACGAATTGAGTATGAAAAAGCGTAACTTTTTCATTGGAAACAGCCTTCCTTTCCGGAAGGCTGTTTTTTGTTGGCAGCGGACTTTTCGAATGAGGACCCTTCCTCTGAGAGATAATACATAAAGCATTTCCCTATATAGTTGGATTACAGGCAAGAAAACAGTCCCTAGAACGGGAGTTAAGTAGCAAGACAAGGCATTCGTTCCATTTGTACAAATGATAAGGAGGATATTCCATGAGCCGCAGACGCCGCAGTGTAATGTCAGAAGAACTGAAAAATGAGCTTGCCAAGGATTTGGGCTTTTATGAAACCGTCCAGCAAGAGGGTTGGGGCGGAATTAAGGCCAAGGATGCCGGCAATATGGTGAAGCGCGCCATTCAACTGGCCGAGCAGGCAGCATCGCGCAAATCGTAAACCAAAAAAGTAAAACCGGCGGAGACCCCTATTTTTACATGGGGATCTCCGTTTTTCATAACGAAACATCAGGTTCGAAATGACTTGCATGAGACAGTTTGATATAATGATTTGAAGCTGATATGAGGGAAACTTGAGGGTGGGTGAACGCCTTGAAAATTTACGAAAAAGCGCCAGCCAAAATTAACTTGATGCTGGACGTATTACATAAACGGCCTGACGGGTTTCATGAGGTCGAAATGGTGATGACCATGGTCGATTTGGCGGACCGGCTAGAGATGTCAGATCTGCCGCGGGACACCATTATTATTACGAGCCAAGCGGGGTATATCCCCTTGGATGAGAAAAACCTGGCATTCCAGGCTGCGAGGCTGATTAAAGACCGCTACGACGTCAAAAGCGGCGTGCATATCCATTTGGATAAAAAGATCCCCGTAGCTGCCGGCCTGGCAGGAGGGAGCAGTGATGCAGCTGCAGCGCTTAGAGGGCTAAACCGGCTCTGGAAATTAAACATACCGGTGAAGGAGCTGCAAGAGCTGGGCGCCGAGCTGGGCTCGGATGTTCCATTTTGCGTGACAGGGGGAACTGCGCTTGCGACGGGCCGGGGAGAGAAGCTGACGCCTGTCCGTAATCCGCTGCAGTGCTGGGTGATTCTGGCCAAGCCGCCGATCAATGTATCGACTGCCGAAGTATACGGCAAGTTCAGAGCGGCCGAGATCAAGCAGCATCCATCCGCAAGCGGGATGATCCAGGCGATTGAAACAGGGAACTTTGAAGCAGTATGTGACGGTCTCGGCAACGTGCTTGAGGATGTGACCTTGAAACTACATCCGCAGGTAGGCCAGCTTAAGGAGGCAATGATGAAGCTCGGAGCCGATGGAGTACTCATGTCGGGAAGCGGGCCAACTGTGTTTGGCCTGGTGTACAAGGAATCTAAGGTTGCCCGAATCTATAATGGTCTTCGGGGCTTCTGCAAGGAAGTATATGCAGTGCGACTGCTGACCTAATTACCTCCTTATTGTACAAACACGTACAAAAATGCTATATTTATACAATAATATTCGGATTTTACGTATAGATAAGGGTTTGAATTGGAAATTGGCTAGAAGTTATTCATTAAATTTTTGATTTCTGCCAGGTTTTTTATGAATAATGTGATAGCGAGGAGTCTTTCGTGAAAAAATTAAAGCGAAGCGCGCGTCTGGTTGAGATGACCCAGTATCTTTTGTCCAGACCCCATACATTAATCCCGCTTACCACATTCGCCGATCGGTACGGGGCTGCTAAATCCTCGATCAGTGAGGATTTGGTGATTATCAAGGAAGTGTTTGAGGACGAAGGCATGGGAGAGCTGATGACGATGGCCGGGGCGGCCGGAGGAGTTAAGTTCATTCCGAGAATTCCTAAGGAACAGGCACTCATATTCGCCCAGGAGCTGTGCAAACAACTGCAGCAGAAGGATCGTATTCTTCCGGGCGGATATCTGTACATGTCTGATCTGTTGGGTCAGCCTTCCTTGATGAACGAAGCAGGTAAAATATTCGCCACAGCCTTTGCCAATCAGGATATCGATGTGGTGATGACGGTAGAGACCAAGGGAATTCCGCTGGCTTACGCGACCGGAGCCCAGCTAAACCTGCCAGTTGTTCTGGTACGCCGTGACCATCAGGTTACGGAGGGTTCAGCCGTAAGCATCAACTACGTTTCCGGCTCACATAAAAGCATTCACACCATGTCGCTGTCGCGCCGTGCGCTGAAAGAGAAATCCAAGGTACTGATCGTGGATGATTTCATGAAGGCGGGCGGAACGATTCAAGGCATGGTTGATTTACTGGCTGAATTTGATGCTGAAGTAGCAGGTGTAGGAGTTCTGGTGGAATCCGGAGCAGTGGAATCAGAGGAACGTCTTCTCCATGATTACGTATCTCTGGCAATCTTGACGGGTGTGGATTCGAAATCAAAGGAAATTGACGTCAATCCGGGCAATTATTTTAACAAACGATAAATGCTGATATACACTGCAGATTTTGTCGATTAAAATCTTTTATCGGCGAATAGTTCCGAAGTCTGTCGACAATATCAATCTTAGAAAAAAAATTCCTGAATTTAGGACATTTTGTTACCCCAAAAAAGAGGATTTCGCTTCGCTGTGTGGAATTATACACCAAGTCTCTGATGGAAAAAGGTGGTGAACACACATGCAAATTACGGATGTCAGGCTCCGCCGAGTCAACTCTGAGGGGAGAATGAAAGCAATCGCATCCATTACCATTGATAACGAATTTGTGGTTCATGATATTCGGGTCATCGATGGTAACAACGGAATGTTCGTTGCTATGCCGAGCAAGCGCACTCCTGATGGAGAATTCCGCGACATCGCCCATCCGATCTCTTCCGGTACTCGGGAGAAGATCCAAACGGCTGTTCTGGCGGAATATGAACGCGCTGCCAATGAAGAAGAAGTGATTGAGGAAGGCGCTTAAGCTTTACAATTGGGGTTCAAGGAAAAGAGAGCCAGGACTATGGCTCTCTTTTCTTTTTGCGTAGAATACGATATATTCAGTAGTGAGTTCAAGAGTAGGAGGTCAAGACCCTTGAGAAGAATGGCGATTGTTCTTGCCGCAGGGCAGGGTAAACGAATGAAATCGAAACTATACAAAGTGCTGCACCCGGTCTGTGGAAAGCCTATGGTAGGGCATGTGCTGGATACTGTGAAACAAGTCAACTGTGAACGCAGCATTGTTATCGTAGGACACGGTGCAGAAGCAGTCCAATCTTATCTGGGTGAGGCCGCTGAATATGTACTGCAGGAGCAGCAGCTCGGTACAGGTCACGCCGTGAAAATGGCCAAGGATCTGTTGGGATCAGAAAAAGGCTCCACCATTGTCATTTGCGGAGATACACCACTGGTTACCGCAGAAACGCTGGAGGCTCTGACAGAGCTTCATGAAAGCAATAACGCGGCCGCGACGGTGCTGACAGCTTACACGGAGAATCCTAAGGGCTACGGACGCGTTATCCGCAGCGAGGACGGAAGTGTCCTGCGCATTGTGGAGCAGAAGGATTGCTCACCTGAAGAGGATGCCGTTTGTGAATTTAATACAGGCACATACTGCTTTGATAATGCCAAGCTGTTCGCAGCATTGGAGAAAGTGACAAACCAGAACGTACAGCAGGAGTATTATTTGACTGATGTCATTGGAATTATGGTCAGCCAAGGGGAAACCGTTCTTGGTTACATGACAGATGACTATGCGGAATCGATCGGTGTTAATGATCGTTTAGCCCTCTCGGAAGCGGAACGTCTGATGCGTGAACGTATCAATAAACGTCATATGCTGAATGGGGTAACGATTATTGATCCGGCATCAACTTATATCGGCGCTGATGTGATTATTGGCTCAGATACAGTTCTTCATCCAGGGACTGTGCTCAAAGGCAGCACGACTATCGGCGAAGACTGCCAAATCGGCCCGCAAAGTGACATTACGGATTCCGTGATCGGTGACGGCGTCGCTATTAAGCATTCCGTGCTCGACCAGGCCGAAGTCGGTAGCCGTACCACTGTCGGTCCTTTTGCATATCTGCGTCCAAAATCCCAGTTAGGGGAAGATGTAAAGATCGGCGATTTTGTGGAAATCAAAAATGCCAAGATCGACGATGGCTCCAAAGTATCCCATCTCAGTTATGTGGGAGACGCTAGTGTAGGCAAAAACGTCAATGTAGGCTGTGGAGCGATAACAGTTAACTATGATGGGTATAATAAATTTATTACTGAAATTGAAGATGATGCTTTTATCGGCAGCAATGTAAATTTGATAGCTCCCGTGAAGGTTGGAAAAGGTGCTTATGTGGTTGCAGGCTCGACCATTACACATGCCGTGCCTGAGAATGATCTGGCTATCGCCAGAAATCGTCAGGAGAATAAACCGGGTTATGCAGAGAAAATCCGAGCCCGTGCAAAGGCAAAAAAAGACAAGAAGTAGCTTTAACGTCCAAAGGATGATTAAATAGAAGTATAAAATGTATTAGAAACATTGTTCAAACGGCAATGGAGACAGGCATGAATTTCAATGAACCAGCACGGAGGGTTTTTATTCTATGACTTATTGTGATTCGAAATTAAAGATTTTTACTTGTAACTCCAATCCGAAGCTCGCGCAGCAAATTGCCGATTACATCGGAATTCCTATGGGCGATTCCCACACCACCAGCTTTAGCGATGGCGAAATTCAGGTTAAACTGAATGAGAGCGTCCGTGGCTGTCATGTGTATGTGGTGCAGTCTACCTGCGGACCGGTCAATGACAATCTGATGGAGCTGCTTATCATGGTCGATGCCCTGAAACGCGCTTCAGCCAAAAGCATCAACGTAGTTATTCCTTACTACGGTTATGCACGTCAGGACCGTAAGGCTCGTTCCCGTGATCCGATCACCGCGAAGCTGGTGGCGAATCTCATTGAGAAGGCCGGAGCGCACCGTGTAATTACAATGGATTTGCATGCCATGCAGATTCAGGGATTCTTCGATATTCCAGTGGATCATCTGCTCGGTGTGCCTATTCTGGCGCAGTATTTCCGTTCCAAGCAGATCGAGAACCCGGTCGTTGTATCTCCAGACCACGGCGGCGTTGTACGTGCCAGAAAGCTGGCTGATTTTCTGAACGCACCGCTTGCGATTATCGACAAGCGCCGTCCGGAACCAAACGTAAGCGAAGTGATGAATATTATCGGTCATATCGAAGGTAAAACTGCGATTTTGATTGATGATATCATTGATACAGCAGGTACAATTGTTCTTGGCGCCAACGCCTTAATGGAGGGTGGAGTCAAGGAAGTATACGCATGCTGTACGCATCCGGTATTCTCCGGTCCGGCAATGGAACGTCTGGAAAACTCTCCGCTGAGCGAGGTCATTGTGACGGATACCATCCCGATCATGCATTCTGATCCCAGCAATAAAATCAAAGTGCTTTCGGTAGCTCCGCTTATGGGCGAAGCCATCATCCGGGTTCATGAAGAATTGTCGATCAGTAAGCTGTTTGAAATTGAATAGAGATGTAATAAGCGCAGAAGGGGTTATGTTTCCTACGACAGGAAATGTAACCCTTCTCGCCATATAAAGCTGTATGGAGGAATAGAACCAACATGAAATGGATTGTCGGGCTGGGGAACCCCGGTTCAAATTATGAAAAAACACGACATAATGTCGGTTTTATGATGCTTGACGCATTGGCAAAGCGCCATGGGATTACATTTGGTCCAAGCAAGTGTAAGGCGCTCATTGGTGAGGGC includes the following:
- the yabG gene encoding sporulation peptidase YabG is translated as MNVGDLVVRKSYGGDIAFRVEDMRSNLAVIKGTEFRLLADSPLDDLVRVPYATLNEKSQKANIRANESLSRLKRHREEQTQRNQADLSGDWPQLEQPSYFEVPGKVLHLDGDLNYLKKSLSLYQQLRVPAEGHYVSESGMADALYRLLPRVRPDIVVITGHDGVLKQRPNNDLYSLNSYKNSQNFVSAIQVARQYERHYDTLTVVAGACQSHFEALLQAGANFASSPGRILIHALDPVYVAAKASFTSVRDTINMTDVLHNTISGTQGVGGVETRGSYRIGLPRLNDLSQLKVTPSVL
- the veg gene encoding biofilm formation stimulator Veg, translated to MAKNALLEIKRNLEAHVGQKISLRANGGRRKTVERTGVLEETYPSVFIVKLDQEQQTFKRVSYSYADILTESVEVTICDDNAETRIEYEKA
- a CDS encoding small, acid-soluble spore protein, alpha/beta type gives rise to the protein MSRRRRSVMSEELKNELAKDLGFYETVQQEGWGGIKAKDAGNMVKRAIQLAEQAASRKS
- the ispE gene encoding 4-(cytidine 5'-diphospho)-2-C-methyl-D-erythritol kinase, which gives rise to MKIYEKAPAKINLMLDVLHKRPDGFHEVEMVMTMVDLADRLEMSDLPRDTIIITSQAGYIPLDEKNLAFQAARLIKDRYDVKSGVHIHLDKKIPVAAGLAGGSSDAAAALRGLNRLWKLNIPVKELQELGAELGSDVPFCVTGGTALATGRGEKLTPVRNPLQCWVILAKPPINVSTAEVYGKFRAAEIKQHPSASGMIQAIETGNFEAVCDGLGNVLEDVTLKLHPQVGQLKEAMMKLGADGVLMSGSGPTVFGLVYKESKVARIYNGLRGFCKEVYAVRLLT
- the purR gene encoding pur operon repressor gives rise to the protein MKKLKRSARLVEMTQYLLSRPHTLIPLTTFADRYGAAKSSISEDLVIIKEVFEDEGMGELMTMAGAAGGVKFIPRIPKEQALIFAQELCKQLQQKDRILPGGYLYMSDLLGQPSLMNEAGKIFATAFANQDIDVVMTVETKGIPLAYATGAQLNLPVVLVRRDHQVTEGSAVSINYVSGSHKSIHTMSLSRRALKEKSKVLIVDDFMKAGGTIQGMVDLLAEFDAEVAGVGVLVESGAVESEERLLHDYVSLAILTGVDSKSKEIDVNPGNYFNKR
- the spoVG gene encoding septation regulator SpoVG yields the protein MQITDVRLRRVNSEGRMKAIASITIDNEFVVHDIRVIDGNNGMFVAMPSKRTPDGEFRDIAHPISSGTREKIQTAVLAEYERAANEEEVIEEGA
- the glmU gene encoding bifunctional UDP-N-acetylglucosamine diphosphorylase/glucosamine-1-phosphate N-acetyltransferase GlmU; translation: MAIVLAAGQGKRMKSKLYKVLHPVCGKPMVGHVLDTVKQVNCERSIVIVGHGAEAVQSYLGEAAEYVLQEQQLGTGHAVKMAKDLLGSEKGSTIVICGDTPLVTAETLEALTELHESNNAAATVLTAYTENPKGYGRVIRSEDGSVLRIVEQKDCSPEEDAVCEFNTGTYCFDNAKLFAALEKVTNQNVQQEYYLTDVIGIMVSQGETVLGYMTDDYAESIGVNDRLALSEAERLMRERINKRHMLNGVTIIDPASTYIGADVIIGSDTVLHPGTVLKGSTTIGEDCQIGPQSDITDSVIGDGVAIKHSVLDQAEVGSRTTVGPFAYLRPKSQLGEDVKIGDFVEIKNAKIDDGSKVSHLSYVGDASVGKNVNVGCGAITVNYDGYNKFITEIEDDAFIGSNVNLIAPVKVGKGAYVVAGSTITHAVPENDLAIARNRQENKPGYAEKIRARAKAKKDKK
- a CDS encoding ribose-phosphate diphosphokinase, whose product is MTYCDSKLKIFTCNSNPKLAQQIADYIGIPMGDSHTTSFSDGEIQVKLNESVRGCHVYVVQSTCGPVNDNLMELLIMVDALKRASAKSINVVIPYYGYARQDRKARSRDPITAKLVANLIEKAGAHRVITMDLHAMQIQGFFDIPVDHLLGVPILAQYFRSKQIENPVVVSPDHGGVVRARKLADFLNAPLAIIDKRRPEPNVSEVMNIIGHIEGKTAILIDDIIDTAGTIVLGANALMEGGVKEVYACCTHPVFSGPAMERLENSPLSEVIVTDTIPIMHSDPSNKIKVLSVAPLMGEAIIRVHEELSISKLFEIE